Proteins encoded within one genomic window of Thermogemmata fonticola:
- the rpoD gene encoding RNA polymerase sigma factor RpoD, translated as MDNTDDRILKNLIAKGKQTGSLTYDDLNAALPEGVADPDRLQDILEQLDKHGISVIDSEDEEPSPEGGDAATEDLLADSDSFLEDADGDGRHVDDPVRMYLTQMGQIKLLDRKQEVQLAMRIELTRRRFRRKVLECDYALRQVVETLKRVHRGELPFDRTIKISQTENLEKDKILARMPHNLRTLEPLMEANYEDFCRLIDERTPPEEKERLRERLRRRRRKTATLVEELSIRTQKVQPLMKKLEQISQRMDELEAKIAALGQDRARREDRANAERELHDLMLMTLEEPATLRQRIAVIRKRFAEYEQAKRDLSGGNLRLVVSIAKKYRNRGLSFLDLIQEGNTGLMRAVDKYEHRRGYKFSTYATWWIRQAITRAIADQARTIRIPVHMIETMTRLRNINKRLVQELGREPTMEELAKAANIPPDECVRVLRISRPPVSLDRPVGESDDSTFGEFIQDETAESPLNAAAQEMLRDKIEGVLKTLTYREREIIKLRYGLGDGYSYTLEEVGRIFKVTRERVRQIEAKAVRKLQHPVRSRQLEGFLEAYRQHST; from the coding sequence AAATCTCATCGCCAAGGGGAAACAAACCGGCTCCCTGACCTACGACGATCTCAATGCCGCTCTGCCGGAGGGAGTCGCTGATCCGGACCGCTTGCAAGATATCCTCGAACAGCTTGACAAACACGGGATCAGTGTGATCGACTCCGAGGACGAAGAACCCTCTCCTGAAGGCGGCGACGCTGCGACGGAGGATTTGCTCGCGGACAGCGATAGCTTCCTGGAAGATGCCGACGGCGATGGGCGCCATGTCGATGACCCCGTGCGCATGTACCTGACCCAGATGGGTCAGATCAAGCTCCTCGACCGCAAGCAGGAAGTCCAACTGGCCATGCGGATCGAGCTGACGCGCCGGCGGTTCCGCCGCAAGGTCCTCGAATGCGATTATGCTCTCCGCCAAGTGGTCGAAACTCTCAAACGCGTACACCGCGGCGAACTTCCCTTCGATCGCACGATCAAAATCTCTCAAACGGAAAATCTGGAAAAGGACAAAATCCTCGCCCGAATGCCCCACAATCTGCGGACCCTCGAACCCCTCATGGAGGCTAACTACGAGGACTTCTGCCGGCTGATCGACGAGCGCACCCCACCGGAGGAAAAGGAACGCCTGCGCGAGCGACTCCGCCGCCGCCGCCGCAAAACCGCCACGCTGGTCGAGGAATTGTCCATCCGCACACAAAAAGTCCAGCCGCTCATGAAAAAGCTGGAACAGATCAGCCAGCGCATGGATGAATTGGAAGCCAAAATCGCCGCCTTAGGGCAGGATCGCGCCCGCCGGGAAGATCGCGCCAACGCGGAACGCGAACTCCATGATCTGATGCTCATGACTTTGGAAGAACCTGCCACTTTGCGCCAGCGGATCGCTGTCATTCGCAAGCGCTTCGCAGAATACGAACAGGCCAAGCGCGATCTCTCCGGCGGCAATCTCCGCCTGGTGGTTTCCATCGCTAAAAAGTATCGCAATCGCGGCTTGTCTTTCCTGGACCTGATTCAGGAGGGAAACACGGGCTTGATGCGGGCGGTGGACAAGTACGAACACCGCCGGGGTTACAAATTCAGCACCTATGCTACCTGGTGGATCCGCCAGGCGATCACACGGGCCATTGCCGATCAAGCCCGGACTATCCGCATTCCCGTCCACATGATCGAAACCATGACCCGTCTCCGCAATATCAACAAACGCCTCGTGCAAGAGCTAGGGCGAGAGCCGACCATGGAGGAGCTAGCCAAAGCGGCCAACATCCCCCCGGACGAATGCGTGCGGGTCCTCCGCATCAGCCGGCCTCCCGTCAGCTTGGACCGCCCCGTGGGCGAATCCGACGATTCCACTTTTGGCGAGTTCATTCAGGATGAAACCGCGGAATCCCCTCTGAACGCCGCCGCTCAGGAAATGCTCCGCGACAAGATCGAAGGCGTGCTGAAGACCCTCACCTACCGCGAACGGGAAATCATCAAACTGCGCTATGGCCTGGGTGACGGCTATTCCTACACCCTCGAGGAAGTCGGACGCATCTTCAAAGTGACGCGGGAACGCGTGCGCCAGATCGAAGCTAAGGCCGTCCGCAAACTCCAGCATCCGGTCCGCAGCCGGCAACTCGAAGGCTTCCTGGAGGCCTACCGGCAGCACTCCACTTGA
- a CDS encoding zinc ribbon domain-containing protein, producing MTPLITDIIRECHRLRSHIHHLQQEIDRGPRVLKSRQEELEQERRAYEGHLETIKRLKLKQREDEGSLKQTEARLARLEEQLLSITSAKEYQAKLSEIAQAKEKKSALEDAILATIMELEEKTAATAEVEKRWAQAQADYTVFQREAEERYARLQQDLQLSQQELNRWEEQIPEDLRERYDKLVRAMGPDAFAAVKHRYCQGCHTQISEQTILELRSGIFHRCFNCGRMLYYAEDA from the coding sequence ATGACGCCTCTGATCACCGACATTATCCGGGAATGCCACCGGCTTCGCTCCCACATCCATCACTTGCAACAGGAGATCGACCGCGGACCACGGGTCCTGAAAAGCCGCCAGGAAGAACTCGAACAAGAACGTCGAGCTTACGAGGGGCACTTGGAAACCATCAAACGCCTCAAGCTCAAGCAGCGCGAAGACGAAGGATCCCTCAAACAGACAGAGGCCCGCCTTGCCCGCCTGGAGGAACAGCTCCTGAGTATCACCTCCGCGAAAGAGTACCAAGCCAAGCTATCCGAAATCGCCCAAGCCAAGGAGAAAAAAAGCGCCCTAGAAGACGCCATCCTGGCAACCATCATGGAACTGGAAGAGAAGACTGCCGCGACGGCAGAAGTGGAGAAGCGTTGGGCACAGGCTCAGGCAGATTATACTGTCTTCCAACGTGAAGCTGAGGAACGCTATGCTCGCCTGCAGCAAGACCTGCAACTGAGCCAACAGGAGTTGAACCGCTGGGAAGAACAGATTCCCGAGGATTTGCGGGAGCGTTACGACAAGCTGGTTCGTGCGATGGGTCCAGACGCCTTCGCCGCTGTCAAGCACCGCTACTGCCAGGGCTGCCACACGCAAATATCGGAGCAAACCATCCTGGAATTACGAAGCGGCATCTTCCACCGCTGTTTCAATTGCGGCCGGATGCTTTATTATGCTGAGGATGCCTGA
- a CDS encoding tetratricopeptide repeat protein, giving the protein MIRTEEKAVQHGQRQGIWRWWALLGVCFAAGLGASWWWKTHAGTPSSSDSDAEVLASSTNEMDEPGEKRTSVAAGTRVQEGGTHPSPLHKTASATAGTLPGKANDGDETWDLLLALGEFEKALQHYAGESGEERVPEKEWRKGLALEGLGRWDEAEKLYDEWEGKVDGDLQAWMRLGKVRCRMAKGDWEEARRWRAKVLLRSGEGDRRVVEECLILRAQEWYQRQGQPDPLDPLTEGQWAWPTSRPVHERLCEWYLHHPGRTAHKSGTVRWPWGFARVEMALRDEVAELMLTARWGEATVGEQLRRLCATLGWELRGDPDTLSRLETVRTVVEVNSVPLGEVLSALADCAGLHWRREEWRCFVQRKETRDEAAVLWRAWFWGGEHPWTDAVGLLLAQEYRDIAEGEWSRRLYRHVLERGTPEVQRLALYNWAVLEWEQGRYAAARARWYDLLDSAPGTLWASRAHWWLGRVALENGDLTAAEHHWQAVLRDQNAEWQSAALLGLAFVALLREDMHQVQRLFQHQRLPGREPYVAWADLLEGWGHYRRHPTPSRAETVANALERVAEASAFGAAGRFWAGQVWYALGQPDHMIRCYENQALRGRNPWVLRMWNAVADHYHRLGLIAQSRQRDLALLAVDPDGWGQRAALRLAEAAWQQGQVEECIHYAQRLRRAAPELQRSALLLLGRAYERANRHRQAAECFAGRWPIEE; this is encoded by the coding sequence GTGATAAGAACGGAAGAAAAGGCGGTCCAACATGGACAGCGCCAGGGGATATGGCGCTGGTGGGCGTTGCTCGGCGTCTGCTTTGCAGCGGGACTTGGGGCGAGTTGGTGGTGGAAAACGCATGCTGGGACGCCAAGCTCGTCGGACTCGGATGCCGAGGTGCTAGCAAGTTCCACCAATGAGATGGATGAGCCTGGGGAAAAGAGGACATCTGTCGCGGCAGGCACCAGGGTTCAAGAGGGGGGCACTCATCCGAGTCCGTTACACAAAACCGCCTCGGCCACTGCCGGAACATTACCGGGAAAGGCGAACGACGGTGATGAGACATGGGACTTGCTTTTAGCGTTGGGGGAGTTTGAAAAGGCGCTCCAGCACTACGCCGGGGAGAGTGGTGAGGAACGAGTGCCTGAGAAGGAATGGCGCAAGGGGCTGGCCCTGGAAGGGTTGGGAAGATGGGATGAGGCGGAGAAACTGTATGACGAATGGGAAGGGAAAGTGGATGGCGATTTGCAAGCTTGGATGCGTTTGGGAAAGGTGCGGTGCCGGATGGCTAAAGGTGACTGGGAGGAAGCACGGCGGTGGAGGGCGAAGGTATTGCTACGGTCTGGGGAAGGAGATCGCCGTGTTGTGGAGGAGTGCCTGATCCTGCGTGCTCAGGAGTGGTATCAACGCCAGGGACAACCTGACCCTTTGGATCCCCTGACGGAGGGACAGTGGGCTTGGCCAACATCTCGCCCTGTGCACGAGCGGCTTTGCGAATGGTACTTGCATCATCCCGGACGCACGGCCCACAAAAGCGGTACAGTCAGGTGGCCCTGGGGATTCGCACGTGTGGAGATGGCACTGCGGGACGAAGTGGCCGAACTGATGCTAACTGCACGTTGGGGCGAGGCGACGGTCGGAGAGCAGTTGCGACGGCTCTGCGCCACCTTGGGATGGGAGTTGAGAGGGGACCCCGACACACTGAGTCGCCTCGAGACCGTCCGAACTGTGGTGGAGGTGAACTCGGTTCCATTGGGAGAAGTTCTCTCGGCTCTGGCCGATTGTGCGGGTCTCCATTGGCGGCGGGAGGAATGGCGGTGTTTTGTGCAGAGGAAGGAAACAAGGGATGAGGCGGCTGTCCTCTGGCGTGCCTGGTTCTGGGGAGGCGAACATCCTTGGACGGATGCAGTTGGGCTGCTCCTGGCGCAGGAGTACCGGGATATTGCTGAGGGGGAATGGTCCCGGAGGCTGTACCGCCACGTGCTGGAACGGGGGACGCCAGAGGTGCAGCGGTTGGCATTGTACAATTGGGCCGTGTTGGAGTGGGAGCAGGGACGCTATGCTGCAGCACGGGCCAGGTGGTATGACCTGCTGGACAGTGCGCCGGGAACCCTCTGGGCTTCGCGGGCGCATTGGTGGTTAGGCCGAGTCGCCCTCGAGAACGGGGACCTGACGGCAGCGGAACACCATTGGCAGGCAGTGCTCAGAGACCAAAATGCGGAATGGCAGTCAGCGGCCCTGTTGGGATTAGCATTCGTGGCTCTGCTGCGGGAAGATATGCATCAGGTGCAGCGGTTGTTTCAGCACCAACGATTGCCGGGACGAGAGCCATACGTAGCCTGGGCTGACTTGCTGGAAGGGTGGGGGCATTATCGACGCCATCCTACGCCAAGCCGGGCGGAGACGGTGGCGAATGCGCTGGAACGGGTTGCGGAAGCCTCAGCCTTCGGTGCTGCGGGCCGCTTTTGGGCCGGTCAGGTGTGGTATGCACTGGGACAGCCGGACCACATGATCCGGTGTTATGAAAATCAAGCACTCCGTGGTCGCAATCCGTGGGTCTTGCGGATGTGGAATGCTGTGGCCGACCATTATCATCGATTGGGACTGATTGCCCAATCCCGGCAGCGGGACTTGGCCCTGTTGGCGGTGGATCCGGACGGCTGGGGCCAAAGGGCGGCTTTGCGTTTGGCCGAGGCTGCTTGGCAGCAGGGTCAGGTGGAGGAGTGTATTCACTACGCCCAACGGCTGCGCCGCGCTGCGCCGGAATTGCAGCGTTCGGCGCTACTGTTGCTGGGTCGAGCCTACGAGCGTGCGAATCGTCACCGCCAGGCTGCAGAGTGCTTCGCCGGACGTTGGCCGATAGAAGAATAA